A portion of the Bacteroides faecium genome contains these proteins:
- a CDS encoding SusC/RagA family TonB-linked outer membrane protein, whose translation MQNYCIVQFLGGLKSLRRTLKEISLAMKLLFILLICSAGLAYASDGYAQKTSITLRVTDCTIEEVLHKIERESGFSFFINSKNLNLNRRVSVSASEKNIFQVLEQVFAGTNVEYKILDNKIVLTAKELKVTQQKTKPVAGTVKDRHGEPLIGVSIMEKGTTNGTVTDLDGNYTLTTQTASPVLLFSYVGYQKKELPVSGPVLNVTLEDDSQVLNEVVVTALGIRKEAKALSYNVQEVSASEIVGVKDANFVNSLSGKIAGVVINSSSSGIGGGAKVVMRGAKSLSGNNNALYVIDGIPMPSLETTQPDDFMTGMGQSGDGASMINPEDIETMSVLSGAAASALYGSDAANGVIMITTKKGSKDKLRVNYANNTSFFNPFVTPEFQNTYGATTGEIRSWGQKLGQPSSYDPLDFYQTGWNETNSLTISNGNEKNQIFLSMAATNAAGIVPNNTLDRYNFTIRNTTSMLNERLRLDLSASYMNVREQNMVSQGQYFNPIVPVYLMSPSYSLEMLQQFEMYNEARNFKTQYWPWGNQGIAMQNPYWIVNRDNFINHKNRFLMSGGLSFEIMKGITLGARAKMDYTSALYEKKYAASTDNIFCQKFGGYYKGDASTRQLYGDVMLNIDKYFGDFSLAATLGTSIQDVNYQYYDVGGSLNSVADGFTMLNLMQSAVKFQQDGYHDQTQSIFATAQLGWKSKLYLDVTGRVDWSSALAWTDTKSVAYPSVGLSAILTELLPIKNDILTFLKVRASYSEVGNAPTRYIAYQTYPYESASPVTATTYPNTDIKPERTKAWEVGLQSHLWNNKLELNVSLYKTSTYNQLFNPSISASSGYSSIYINGGQVDNKGIEASLTLNQPLGPVQWNSTFTYTINRNKIKKLLKPTTLSSGEVVSQDMMDLGGLEIVNSRLFEGGSIGDLYVTALRTDSHGYIDVDYVNNTVAIDNKAGERNDGWIYAGNSQAKYMMGWRNSFSWKGLTLSCLINARIGGIVVSQTQAMMDAYGVSTATAEARDLGYVLIDGHKVPAVQKYYSTVGSGVGSMYVYNATNVRLAELSLGYNIPVQKWVPWIQGMNVAFTGRNLLMFYCKAPFDPELTASTGTHFSGMDYFMLPSLRNLGFSVKLNF comes from the coding sequence ATGCAAAATTATTGTATCGTCCAATTTCTTGGAGGATTAAAGTCTCTTAGACGAACCTTAAAGGAAATATCATTGGCTATGAAATTACTATTTATACTCCTAATTTGTTCAGCCGGACTAGCATATGCATCAGATGGATATGCACAAAAAACTTCTATTACTTTACGAGTTACTGATTGTACTATAGAAGAAGTGCTGCACAAGATTGAACGTGAATCCGGATTCAGCTTTTTTATAAATAGCAAGAATCTTAACCTTAATCGCCGGGTATCGGTTTCAGCTTCCGAGAAGAATATTTTTCAGGTGTTGGAACAGGTCTTTGCAGGTACAAATGTCGAATATAAAATATTGGATAATAAGATTGTACTGACGGCTAAAGAACTGAAAGTCACTCAACAAAAAACAAAACCCGTTGCAGGTACGGTAAAAGATAGGCATGGCGAACCGCTAATCGGTGTCTCCATTATGGAGAAAGGAACCACTAACGGTACAGTGACCGATCTTGACGGAAACTATACATTGACCACACAGACTGCAAGCCCGGTATTGCTATTCTCGTATGTGGGTTATCAGAAAAAGGAATTGCCTGTCTCCGGTCCTGTATTGAATGTCACTTTGGAAGACGATTCGCAAGTGTTGAACGAAGTGGTGGTTACCGCTCTCGGTATCCGTAAAGAGGCGAAAGCACTTTCTTACAATGTGCAAGAAGTATCTGCCAGTGAAATTGTCGGTGTCAAGGATGCCAATTTCGTAAATAGCTTGTCCGGTAAGATAGCAGGTGTTGTCATCAATTCCAGCTCATCCGGCATCGGTGGTGGAGCTAAGGTCGTAATGCGTGGTGCGAAATCTCTTTCCGGAAATAATAACGCCCTGTATGTAATCGATGGTATTCCAATGCCTTCGCTGGAAACAACGCAACCGGACGATTTCATGACCGGTATGGGGCAATCCGGTGACGGTGCTTCCATGATTAATCCCGAAGATATTGAAACCATGTCTGTGTTGAGTGGCGCTGCCGCTTCAGCACTCTATGGTAGTGATGCCGCAAACGGTGTTATCATGATTACCACGAAGAAAGGCTCGAAAGACAAACTCCGCGTCAACTATGCCAATAATACCTCCTTCTTCAATCCGTTTGTAACTCCGGAATTTCAAAACACTTATGGTGCGACTACAGGAGAAATAAGAAGCTGGGGACAAAAATTGGGACAGCCCAGCAGTTACGATCCATTGGATTTCTATCAGACCGGCTGGAATGAAACCAACTCTCTGACCATCAGCAACGGCAATGAGAAGAACCAGATATTCCTTTCTATGGCTGCTACCAATGCGGCAGGTATTGTTCCGAACAACACGTTGGATCGTTATAATTTTACCATCCGCAATACGACTAGCATGCTCAATGAACGTTTGCGTCTCGATCTAAGCGCAAGTTATATGAATGTGCGTGAACAGAATATGGTATCTCAAGGACAATATTTCAATCCAATTGTTCCTGTCTATCTGATGTCACCGAGCTATAGTTTGGAAATGCTTCAACAGTTTGAAATGTACAACGAAGCCCGTAACTTCAAAACACAATACTGGCCTTGGGGCAATCAGGGTATCGCCATGCAGAACCCCTATTGGATTGTCAATCGCGACAATTTTATCAATCATAAGAACCGTTTCCTTATGAGTGGGGGCTTGAGTTTCGAAATTATGAAAGGCATTACATTAGGTGCACGTGCCAAGATGGATTATACATCGGCTCTGTACGAAAAGAAATATGCTGCATCTACCGATAATATTTTCTGTCAGAAATTTGGTGGATATTATAAAGGTGATGCGTCCACTCGTCAGCTTTATGGTGATGTGATGCTGAATATCGACAAATATTTCGGCGACTTCTCACTGGCCGCTACGCTGGGTACTAGTATTCAGGATGTCAACTACCAGTATTACGATGTAGGAGGTAGCTTGAATTCTGTAGCCGACGGATTTACAATGCTCAATTTGATGCAGTCTGCCGTAAAATTCCAGCAGGATGGTTATCACGATCAAACGCAATCTATCTTCGCTACAGCACAACTGGGTTGGAAGAGCAAACTCTATTTGGACGTAACGGGGCGTGTCGACTGGTCGTCTGCTTTGGCATGGACCGATACGAAGTCAGTCGCTTATCCGTCAGTAGGTCTATCGGCTATTTTGACGGAGTTGCTACCCATCAAGAACGACATACTTACCTTCTTGAAGGTACGCGCTTCTTATAGTGAGGTGGGTAATGCTCCTACACGCTACATCGCTTATCAGACTTATCCGTACGAGTCGGCTTCTCCCGTCACAGCTACCACATATCCCAATACGGATATCAAACCGGAGCGTACCAAAGCTTGGGAAGTCGGACTGCAGTCTCATCTTTGGAATAATAAGTTGGAACTGAACGTTTCTCTCTATAAGACATCTACCTACAACCAGTTGTTCAACCCATCGATTTCAGCTTCTTCCGGTTATTCTTCTATTTATATCAATGGCGGACAAGTGGATAACAAAGGTATCGAAGCAAGCCTGACATTAAACCAGCCGCTCGGACCGGTACAGTGGAACTCTACGTTTACTTATACAATCAACCGCAATAAGATTAAAAAACTGTTGAAACCGACTACTTTATCGAGTGGTGAGGTGGTCAGCCAGGATATGATGGATTTGGGCGGATTGGAAATTGTGAATTCACGTCTCTTTGAAGGTGGTTCTATTGGCGACCTGTACGTGACCGCACTTCGTACCGACTCTCATGGATATATCGACGTAGATTATGTGAACAATACAGTAGCTATAGATAACAAGGCTGGCGAACGCAATGACGGATGGATTTATGCTGGTAACTCGCAAGCCAAGTACATGATGGGATGGCGCAACTCATTCTCATGGAAGGGACTGACTTTGAGCTGTCTGATTAATGCACGTATTGGCGGCATCGTTGTTTCACAGACACAAGCGATGATGGATGCTTACGGCGTTTCCACAGCCACCGCTGAAGCCCGCGACTTGGGATATGTGTTGATTGATGGTCATAAAGTACCCGCTGTGCAAAAGTATTATAGCACTGTGGGAAGCGGTGTCGGCTCCATGTATGTTTATAATGCTACGAATGTCCGTCTTGCAGAGTTGTCTCTCGGTTACAACATCCCTGTTCAGAAGTGGGTTCCTTGGATACAAGGTATGAATGTAGCCTTCACGGGACGTAACCTGCTTATGTTCTATTGCAAAGCTCCTTTCGACCCGGAACTGACGGCAAGTACAGGCACGCATTTCAGCGGAATGGACTACTTTATGTTGCCGAGCTTGCGCAATTTAGGTTTCTCTGTTAAACTCAATTTCTAA
- a CDS encoding FecR family protein encodes MNKELLLKYISGKASQQEKEEVATWIDADAANLKEFISLRKSYDAFLWQDTESLSRKTKKTFSLRPVARRVWQVAAVFAVAFGLSYIMIQAFQKENVEMQTVYVPAGQRTQVTLADGTTVWVNGKSTLTFPNRFSSHTRKVELDGEAYFEVWKDPKRHFIVSTAHQSAIKVLGTKFNVKAYKEADEVITTLVEGKVNFEFNNAGQQSQYIIMAPGQKLVYYSQNGKTQLCTTSGERELSWKDGKIIFRQTSLRDALDILADRYNAEFVIQENVPHDDSFSGTFTNRNLEQVLNFISVSSKVRWRYLNNNADAGKEKIKIEIFI; translated from the coding sequence ATGAATAAAGAATTACTATTGAAATATATTTCAGGCAAGGCATCCCAACAAGAGAAAGAAGAGGTTGCCACTTGGATTGATGCAGATGCTGCCAATCTCAAGGAGTTCATTTCACTTCGTAAAAGTTACGATGCATTCCTATGGCAGGATACGGAAAGTCTCTCTCGGAAAACGAAAAAGACTTTTTCGTTGCGTCCCGTTGCACGGCGGGTGTGGCAGGTTGCAGCTGTGTTTGCGGTGGCTTTCGGCTTGAGCTATATAATGATACAGGCCTTCCAAAAAGAAAATGTAGAGATGCAGACTGTTTACGTGCCTGCTGGACAGCGTACTCAAGTAACACTTGCTGATGGAACCACGGTATGGGTGAACGGAAAAAGTACATTGACTTTTCCGAATCGTTTTTCTTCCCATACACGCAAAGTTGAGCTTGACGGAGAAGCTTATTTTGAGGTTTGGAAAGATCCAAAGAGACATTTTATTGTTTCCACTGCCCATCAGTCTGCTATAAAAGTATTGGGTACCAAATTCAATGTAAAGGCATATAAAGAAGCAGATGAAGTGATAACTACTTTGGTTGAGGGGAAAGTCAACTTTGAATTTAACAATGCCGGGCAACAGTCGCAATATATTATAATGGCTCCCGGACAAAAGTTAGTTTATTATTCTCAAAACGGAAAGACGCAACTCTGTACAACTTCCGGTGAGAGAGAACTTTCATGGAAAGATGGTAAAATCATTTTCCGGCAAACGTCATTACGGGATGCACTGGATATATTGGCAGATAGGTATAATGCCGAATTTGTCATACAGGAGAATGTACCGCATGACGACTCATTCTCCGGAACATTTACCAATCGGAATCTGGAACAGGTGCTTAACTTTATCAGTGTTTCTTCGAAAGTTCGTTGGCGTTATCTGAATAATAACGCAGATGCCGGTAAAGAGAAAATAAAGATAGAGATATTTATTTAG
- a CDS encoding RNA polymerase sigma-70 factor, with the protein MAQINFNSIYTAYYRKAFLFTLSYVHNDQVAEDIVSEAIIHLWELSKEREIPSIEAILITYIRSKSLNYLKHIQAQENVYQTLLDKGQRELEIRISTLEACDPNEILSEELRAKVKTLLASMPEKTRIAFVRDRLDGKSHKEIAEELGISVKGVEYHITRAVKMLRDNLKDYAPFLFFFI; encoded by the coding sequence ATGGCTCAAATCAACTTCAATTCGATATATACAGCTTATTACAGGAAAGCTTTCCTGTTTACCTTGTCGTATGTCCACAACGACCAAGTTGCAGAGGATATCGTTTCGGAGGCAATCATTCATCTATGGGAATTGAGCAAAGAGCGGGAGATTCCGAGTATTGAAGCTATATTGATCACTTATATCCGCAGTAAATCACTAAATTATCTGAAACATATACAGGCACAGGAAAATGTTTATCAAACTCTGCTTGATAAGGGACAGCGCGAACTGGAGATTCGCATATCTACATTGGAAGCCTGCGATCCTAATGAAATACTATCAGAAGAATTACGGGCAAAAGTAAAGACGCTATTGGCTAGTATGCCTGAGAAAACCCGCATTGCTTTCGTACGCGACCGGTTGGATGGTAAATCTCATAAAGAGATAGCCGAAGAATTAGGGATAAGTGTGAAAGGGGTAGAATATCATATCACTAGGGCGGTTAAAATGCTACGAGACAATCTCAAAGACTATGCACCATTTTTATTTTTCTTCATTTAA
- a CDS encoding SusD/RagB family nutrient-binding outer membrane lipoprotein, with protein MKKINQYKLLASICLLSFLTACDYERINTNPFEMTEEEGLMDGFAVGGLVTAMEQTVFPVGTQADDTDIINQYQTDYHLSADCWSGFFGQNNSTGWNSGRNNTTYFLIDGWIAGTYTRSYTNAFNSWKKLKVFSEKNDAPEIYALAQILKISAWHKTLECFGPMPYTHAADPTMNIPFDSEKAVYTAMFQDLTDAIDVLTEKAVNGIKVMEEYDAVYAGDTRKWVKYANSLMLRLAIRVRFADEEMAKKYAIQAVGHSIGVMTARDDEAQMSVGAGITFRNNIEWLSETYEESRMGSSMFSYLMGYADPRLGAYFKPVDAASTVGQLAYDSKKYQAVPAGHTFAPNDVYKLFSKPKIESNTPTYWLRASEVYFLRAEAALVWPADFGSAEALYKQGIEMSFQENGVTTSVDAYMNSNKAPMKHEFTGSYACSFPAPSTATAKFDGSTEQKLEKIMIQKWIALFPNGQEAWTEWRRTGYPKLNPVMVNNGSSQGATKETGVRRMIYPTSFYQTEDGQAIYNAALLLLNNGQGGEDKSSTRLWWDCKR; from the coding sequence ATGAAAAAGATAAATCAATATAAACTTTTAGCAAGTATATGTCTCTTGTCATTTTTGACGGCATGTGATTATGAAAGAATCAATACCAACCCGTTTGAAATGACTGAAGAAGAAGGGCTAATGGATGGTTTTGCTGTAGGCGGTTTGGTTACGGCCATGGAGCAAACGGTTTTTCCGGTGGGTACTCAAGCCGATGATACAGACATTATTAATCAATATCAGACTGATTATCATCTTTCGGCCGATTGTTGGAGTGGTTTCTTCGGGCAGAATAACTCTACCGGTTGGAATTCGGGTCGTAACAATACAACCTATTTTTTAATTGACGGTTGGATTGCGGGCACTTATACGCGTTCGTATACCAACGCATTTAATTCTTGGAAAAAATTAAAAGTATTTTCAGAAAAGAATGATGCCCCTGAAATCTATGCATTGGCACAAATTTTGAAAATTTCGGCTTGGCACAAAACGTTGGAGTGTTTTGGACCGATGCCCTATACACATGCTGCCGATCCGACAATGAATATACCTTTCGATTCGGAAAAGGCGGTATATACTGCTATGTTTCAAGACTTGACTGATGCTATTGACGTACTGACTGAAAAAGCTGTGAACGGTATTAAAGTGATGGAAGAATATGATGCGGTTTATGCAGGTGATACCAGGAAATGGGTGAAATACGCTAACTCATTGATGCTTCGTCTGGCGATTCGCGTTCGCTTTGCTGATGAGGAAATGGCAAAGAAGTATGCGATTCAGGCTGTCGGACATTCTATAGGCGTAATGACTGCAAGGGATGATGAAGCGCAAATGAGTGTGGGAGCTGGTATTACTTTCCGTAATAACATTGAATGGTTATCTGAAACGTATGAGGAATCACGTATGGGATCATCTATGTTCTCATATTTAATGGGATATGCTGACCCTCGTCTAGGTGCTTATTTTAAGCCTGTAGACGCGGCAAGTACAGTAGGGCAACTGGCTTATGACAGTAAGAAATATCAAGCAGTACCTGCCGGACATACTTTTGCACCGAATGATGTTTATAAATTGTTCTCTAAACCGAAGATTGAAAGTAATACTCCGACTTATTGGTTGCGTGCCTCCGAAGTTTATTTCTTGCGGGCTGAAGCAGCTTTAGTATGGCCTGCCGACTTCGGCAGTGCCGAAGCGCTTTACAAACAAGGTATTGAAATGTCGTTTCAGGAAAATGGTGTAACAACTTCTGTAGATGCTTATATGAATTCTAATAAAGCACCGATGAAGCATGAATTCACAGGTTCCTATGCTTGTAGCTTCCCAGCACCTTCTACTGCTACTGCTAAATTTGATGGCAGCACAGAACAGAAGTTGGAGAAGATCATGATTCAGAAATGGATTGCTCTTTTCCCTAATGGTCAGGAGGCTTGGACAGAGTGGAGAAGAACCGGATATCCGAAATTGAATCCTGTAATGGTAAATAATGGTTCGAGTCAAGGTGCTACTAAAGAGACTGGTGTACGACGTATGATTTATCCTACAAGTTTTTATCAAACTGAGGATGGACAGGCTATTTACAATGCTGCTTTGCTGTTACTTAATAACGGTCAAGGTGGCGAGGATAAATCATCAACCCGCTTGTGGTGGGACTGTAAACGATAA
- a CDS encoding DUF1735 and LamG domain-containing protein has translation MMNKHRFNYLVLGGMALLMSACNNSESDLLEPKLYFENREYVFSLEDESEVKSFDLSSRLSSMVSSQVDVSYVIADKSVLDEYNTQYGTAYEMFDASNVKLSSATSTIPSGKLYAENVQLELSNLETLEEGKTYALPVRVQSTSISTLPGTSIAYFILSKPLKITKVGTFNSNYISVKFPVGTYFSSFTYEALVYIDRFGDNNTIMGTEGKMILRIGDAGGGVTPRDILEVAGTQGYKVKEALQAKRWYHIALTYDQPLGKTAIYVNGAKWAGSDWGIPGFDPNSDVGFNIGKIPGFQWGERPLYGKMCELRVWSVARTENQLKQNVLGVDPKSEGLALYYKLNGTEVEEGGVIKDATGRINGTTNGIRIATLDTPVAIE, from the coding sequence ATTATGAATAAACATAGATTCAATTATTTGGTGTTAGGAGGTATGGCCTTGCTGATGAGCGCTTGCAATAACAGCGAGAGTGACTTATTGGAACCTAAACTTTATTTTGAAAATAGGGAATATGTATTCTCGTTGGAAGATGAAAGTGAGGTAAAGAGTTTTGATTTATCTTCAAGACTTTCTTCCATGGTTTCTTCGCAGGTGGATGTGTCGTATGTCATCGCTGATAAAAGTGTGCTGGACGAATACAATACGCAGTATGGGACAGCTTATGAGATGTTTGATGCGTCAAATGTAAAATTAAGCAGTGCGACTTCTACTATTCCAAGTGGAAAGTTGTATGCGGAAAACGTGCAACTGGAACTCTCTAATCTGGAGACGCTTGAAGAGGGAAAAACATATGCCTTGCCAGTGCGTGTACAGTCGACTTCTATATCGACTCTTCCCGGAACAAGCATTGCTTATTTCATTCTCTCTAAACCTCTAAAGATAACCAAAGTCGGTACATTCAATAGCAATTACATTTCTGTAAAATTCCCGGTTGGAACTTATTTCTCATCGTTCACTTATGAAGCATTGGTTTATATCGACAGATTTGGCGATAACAATACGATTATGGGGACTGAAGGCAAAATGATTCTTCGTATCGGTGACGCTGGAGGCGGGGTAACTCCTAGGGATATCCTGGAAGTCGCAGGAACACAGGGATATAAAGTTAAGGAGGCATTACAGGCGAAACGTTGGTATCATATCGCTTTGACTTATGACCAACCTTTGGGAAAAACGGCTATTTATGTCAATGGAGCTAAATGGGCCGGCTCAGATTGGGGTATTCCAGGTTTTGACCCGAATTCAGATGTTGGTTTCAACATTGGCAAGATTCCGGGGTTCCAATGGGGGGAACGTCCGTTGTATGGTAAAATGTGTGAACTTCGTGTTTGGAGCGTAGCTCGTACGGAAAATCAGCTTAAACAGAATGTGCTGGGCGTTGATCCGAAATCGGAAGGGTTAGCACTCTATTATAAGCTGAACGGAACGGAAGTTGAAGAAGGTGGAGTCATTAAAGATGCTACCGGCCGCATAAACGGAACAACTAATGGTATAAGAATTGCCACACTGGATACTCCTGTGGCTATTGAGTAG
- a CDS encoding SusD/RagB family nutrient-binding outer membrane lipoprotein, giving the protein MKHILKCMKVFNGVLLAGGLLFTACTDHYESWNINPNEVTPEQMERDNLLTGAYFTQMERGVFVVGKDKGGLFEETQMLTGDIFASYCAPIKTWNYAGEQDNDCYKLYPQWYNSPFSTAYTEVMQPWRKVVDCTSGTSPARAMATIVKVFGMSRITDKYGPIPYSKFGTGIQVAYDSQKDVYYRFFEELENAIEVLTSYNSRTSEPYLEDYDYIYNGNVGNWIKFANSLRLRLAMRISYVDQTKAETEAKAAIDHTIGLMTSVSDNAVLKQSVSFSFINEWWEAYESFNDFRMSATMDCYLKGLQDPRLSSYFKVAKKDGEYHGVRNGQTSRSQGTLSEAASSMNVGQATSILWMDAAETYFLLAEAKLRLNLGDKTVKEYYEEGVKTSFSSKGALGAESYLDNDVNVPSTSFIDPTNGRNTDVSRMVSNLTVKWDESVSDDKKLERIMVQKWIALFPDGQEAWSEMRRTGYPGIVTISTNASGGEVATGELISRLKFPTKEYSDNGENTQAAVSLLNGTDIAGTRLWWDVKR; this is encoded by the coding sequence ATGAAACATATATTAAAATGCATGAAAGTGTTCAATGGTGTGTTGCTTGCCGGAGGCTTGTTGTTTACCGCTTGTACCGACCATTATGAAAGTTGGAATATCAATCCGAATGAAGTAACTCCCGAGCAAATGGAACGTGATAATCTCCTGACAGGAGCCTACTTTACGCAGATGGAAAGAGGGGTGTTCGTAGTAGGTAAAGATAAGGGTGGTTTGTTTGAGGAGACCCAGATGCTGACCGGTGATATTTTTGCCAGTTATTGTGCTCCTATTAAGACATGGAACTATGCCGGAGAGCAAGACAACGATTGTTACAAGCTCTATCCGCAGTGGTATAACTCTCCGTTTAGCACCGCTTACACAGAGGTGATGCAGCCATGGCGGAAAGTCGTGGACTGTACCAGTGGGACATCACCCGCACGTGCTATGGCCACTATTGTCAAGGTGTTCGGTATGAGTCGTATTACGGACAAGTATGGTCCTATCCCTTATTCAAAGTTTGGTACCGGTATTCAAGTGGCCTACGATAGCCAAAAAGATGTGTATTATCGTTTCTTTGAAGAATTGGAAAATGCCATTGAGGTGCTCACCAGCTACAACAGTCGTACTTCCGAACCCTACTTGGAAGACTATGACTATATTTATAATGGTAATGTGGGGAATTGGATTAAGTTCGCCAATTCTCTCCGCCTTCGCCTGGCAATGCGTATTTCTTATGTGGATCAGACCAAAGCCGAGACGGAAGCTAAAGCAGCAATAGACCATACTATTGGGTTGATGACTTCCGTTAGTGATAATGCTGTTTTGAAACAGTCTGTATCGTTCTCTTTCATCAATGAATGGTGGGAAGCATATGAAAGTTTCAATGATTTTCGAATGAGCGCTACTATGGATTGCTATTTAAAAGGCTTACAGGATCCACGTTTGTCCTCTTACTTCAAAGTTGCTAAGAAAGATGGCGAATATCACGGAGTCCGTAACGGACAAACCAGCCGTAGTCAGGGCACTTTATCTGAAGCGGCGTCTAGCATGAACGTAGGACAGGCTACTTCTATCCTGTGGATGGATGCAGCTGAAACATATTTCCTTTTGGCTGAAGCAAAACTGCGTTTGAACTTGGGGGATAAGACTGTGAAGGAATATTACGAAGAAGGTGTGAAGACCTCTTTTTCTTCCAAAGGTGCTTTAGGTGCGGAGAGTTATCTTGATAATGATGTAAATGTACCATCAACTTCATTCATTGATCCGACAAACGGACGTAATACCGATGTGAGTCGTATGGTTTCTAATTTGACAGTGAAGTGGGATGAATCGGTTTCTGATGATAAGAAACTCGAGCGCATTATGGTGCAGAAATGGATTGCCCTTTTCCCGGACGGACAGGAAGCATGGAGTGAGATGCGGCGTACCGGCTATCCCGGTATTGTGACTATCAGTACAAACGCTTCCGGTGGAGAAGTTGCCACTGGAGAACTCATCAGTCGTTTGAAGTTCCCTACAAAGGAATATTCAGACAATGGTGAGAACACACAAGCTGCTGTTTCCCTGTTGAACGGTACGGACATTGCCGGAACACGTCTTTGGTGGGATGTGAAAAGGTAA
- a CDS encoding glycoside hydrolase family 18, producing MKTLRNLLYLLSLTGLMVTTSCTEVENIEMEHIGGNNTMGDSEYYANLRAYKATAWNYGRPVAFGWYSNWSPAGAYRKGYLTSMPDSMDFVSMWSGAPGRFDITPEQKADKEFVQKVKGTKLLQVSLLSYIGKGATPNSVYTPVEKLAEEEGWSDSKLEDAKKKARWEFWGFEGEFNSENHYECLAKFAKALCDSLDANDWDGYDVDWEIGSGVFDMDGTLSENRHLIHLIKEMNNYIGPKSDPEGKGHKMICIDGQIYGLTRELDEYVDYWIIQSYGSSRPSLEGYGVDPKKIICTENFEKYAVNGGQLLKQAAHMPSKSYKGGIGAYRFDNDYDNTPDYKWMRQAIQINQKVFNEWKANQSKEENKSE from the coding sequence ATGAAAACATTAAGAAATTTATTATATCTCCTTTCTTTGACAGGCTTAATGGTAACAACTTCCTGCACTGAAGTGGAAAATATAGAAATGGAGCATATCGGAGGTAATAATACGATGGGCGATAGTGAATATTATGCCAATCTGCGTGCTTACAAGGCAACCGCTTGGAACTATGGGCGCCCTGTTGCTTTCGGATGGTACTCCAATTGGTCTCCTGCCGGAGCTTACAGAAAAGGATATCTGACCTCTATGCCGGACAGTATGGACTTTGTTTCCATGTGGAGTGGTGCTCCCGGACGTTTTGATATCACTCCCGAACAGAAAGCGGATAAAGAGTTTGTGCAAAAAGTGAAAGGGACAAAATTATTACAGGTGAGCCTGCTTTCTTATATTGGCAAAGGGGCAACTCCAAATTCGGTATATACTCCTGTGGAAAAATTGGCGGAGGAAGAAGGCTGGAGTGATTCCAAGCTGGAAGATGCGAAGAAGAAAGCTCGTTGGGAATTTTGGGGATTTGAAGGCGAATTCAACAGTGAAAACCATTATGAATGTTTGGCAAAGTTCGCTAAAGCTCTTTGTGACTCTTTGGATGCAAACGACTGGGATGGTTATGATGTTGACTGGGAAATCGGAAGTGGTGTGTTTGACATGGATGGAACGTTAAGTGAGAATAGGCACTTAATTCATTTAATAAAGGAGATGAATAACTATATTGGTCCGAAAAGCGACCCGGAAGGCAAAGGACATAAGATGATTTGTATTGATGGTCAAATTTATGGTCTTACCAGAGAGTTGGATGAGTATGTCGATTATTGGATTATACAAAGTTATGGTTCTTCCAGACCTAGTCTAGAAGGATATGGTGTAGATCCCAAGAAAATAATTTGTACGGAAAATTTCGAAAAGTATGCTGTTAATGGTGGTCAGTTGCTTAAACAAGCTGCTCATATGCCGTCAAAAAGTTATAAAGGTGGAATAGGGGCTTATCGTTTCGATAACGATTATGACAATACTCCCGACTACAAGTGGATGCGTCAAGCCATTCAAATAAATCAGAAGGTTTTCAATGAATGGAAAGCAAATCAAAGTAAAGAAGAGAACAAGTCAGAATAG